From a single Nicotiana tabacum cultivar K326 chromosome 8, ASM71507v2, whole genome shotgun sequence genomic region:
- the LOC107781165 gene encoding uncharacterized protein LOC107781165 isoform X1: MKLKQRQKPIVRNKLRWSRGRIKGKARSNRNAANQAKLKMLHHIGRKPIREIIYQKGGKDGNPPDLATIFFETRKKDNKLDEPEAIEKHAQIDEIVQADPSLPSIEIVEKCCGPQTRSHVFGFGGGVKAKDLKGGTSSKAELLSALRSTREENKSLNEENKSLNERLSTLKDVMKKMRKMREYFAAQQSHVPLTTTSPISTE; this comes from the exons ATGAAACTAAAACAAAGGCAAAAACCAATAGTGAGAAACAAACTAAGATGGTCAAGAGGGAGGATTAAAGGGAAG GCGAGAAGCAACAGGAATGCGGCAAATCAAGCTAAGTTGAAGATGCTTCATCATATTGGTAGAAAGCCTATTCGTGAGATCATTTATCAAAAG GGCGGAAAAGATGGCAACCCACCGGATTTGGCAACAATTTTTTTTGAGACCCGTAAGAAAGATAACAAGCTTGATGAACCTGAAGCAATTGAAAAACAT gCTCAAATCGACGAAATAGTTCAAGCAGATCCATCTCTACCTAGCATAGAGATTGTAGAAAAATGTTGTGGACCTCAAACTCGTAGCCATGTGTTTGGCTTTGGGGGTGGAGTGAAGGCAAAAGACTTGAAAGGTGGAACTTCTTCAAAGGCTGAATTACTGTCTGCACTACGTTCAACTCGAGAAGAAAATAAATCTTTGAATGAGGAAAACAAATCCTTGAATGAGCGCTTGTCTACCTTAAAAGATGtgatgaaaaaaatgaggaaaatgagaGAGTACTTTGCTGCTCAACAATCACATGTCCCGCTTACAACGACATCGCCCATTTCAACTGAATGA
- the LOC107781165 gene encoding uncharacterized protein LOC107781165 isoform X2 → MLHHIGRKPIREIIYQKGGKDGNPPDLATIFFETRKKDNKLDEPEAIEKHAQIDEIVQADPSLPSIEIVEKCCGPQTRSHVFGFGGGVKAKDLKGGTSSKAELLSALRSTREENKSLNEENKSLNERLSTLKDVMKKMRKMREYFAAQQSHVPLTTTSPISTE, encoded by the exons ATGCTTCATCATATTGGTAGAAAGCCTATTCGTGAGATCATTTATCAAAAG GGCGGAAAAGATGGCAACCCACCGGATTTGGCAACAATTTTTTTTGAGACCCGTAAGAAAGATAACAAGCTTGATGAACCTGAAGCAATTGAAAAACAT gCTCAAATCGACGAAATAGTTCAAGCAGATCCATCTCTACCTAGCATAGAGATTGTAGAAAAATGTTGTGGACCTCAAACTCGTAGCCATGTGTTTGGCTTTGGGGGTGGAGTGAAGGCAAAAGACTTGAAAGGTGGAACTTCTTCAAAGGCTGAATTACTGTCTGCACTACGTTCAACTCGAGAAGAAAATAAATCTTTGAATGAGGAAAACAAATCCTTGAATGAGCGCTTGTCTACCTTAAAAGATGtgatgaaaaaaatgaggaaaatgagaGAGTACTTTGCTGCTCAACAATCACATGTCCCGCTTACAACGACATCGCCCATTTCAACTGAATGA